A single genomic interval of Mycolicibacterium holsaticum DSM 44478 = JCM 12374 harbors:
- a CDS encoding MFS transporter, with the protein MTTQAETGTITTQVPSRLDRLPWSRFHWRVILGLGGVWILDGLEVTMVGNVASRLTEEGSGIELTVGEIGIAAAIYITGACLGALFFGQLTDRFGRKKLFMLTLMVYLIATVATAFAFAPWYFYLARFFTGAGIGGEYAAINSAIDELIPARVRGRVDLVINGSYWLGAAGGAAGALLLLDTSIFPTDIGWRIAFGIGAVFGLVVLVVRRHVPESPRWLFIHGYEDEAERIVGEIERDVQRETSSPLEDAEGSLTVHQRKTISFREIAKVAFTKYPRRAFLCLALFIGQAFIYNAFTFNLGTILSTFYGVASGIVPVFFIVWALSNFGGPLVLGRLFDTIGRKPMISFAYIGSAVIAAALAGLFVAEAGGAWVFIAVLSLCFFLASSGASAAYLTVSEIFPMETRALAIAFFYAIGTAIGGITGPLLFGQLIESGDRGLVAIGFLIGAAVMAVAGVVELALGVKAENRTLESLAAPLTTADDESAAAQDPGRREREARIAARAERQRASQSRARRYRPGPPPGWAGAWREPPSPGAPETALDHEIETISRAVSEHGPVTLRDLHRVVGARYWGPGEFRKAMREALAENRITRQRRGLIVAPESETAST; encoded by the coding sequence ATGACCACACAGGCGGAGACCGGCACGATCACTACCCAGGTGCCGTCGCGGTTGGACCGGCTGCCCTGGTCGCGTTTCCACTGGCGGGTGATCCTCGGCCTGGGCGGGGTGTGGATCCTCGACGGCCTCGAAGTCACCATGGTGGGCAACGTCGCCTCCCGGCTGACCGAGGAAGGTAGCGGCATCGAGCTCACCGTCGGTGAGATCGGCATCGCCGCAGCAATTTACATCACCGGAGCATGCCTGGGCGCGCTGTTCTTCGGTCAGCTGACCGACCGGTTCGGCCGCAAGAAGCTGTTCATGCTCACGCTCATGGTGTACCTGATCGCCACGGTGGCAACAGCTTTCGCGTTCGCACCGTGGTACTTCTATCTCGCCCGGTTCTTCACCGGCGCCGGTATCGGCGGCGAGTACGCCGCGATCAACTCTGCGATCGACGAACTGATCCCCGCTCGCGTCAGGGGCCGCGTCGACCTGGTCATCAACGGCTCGTACTGGCTGGGCGCGGCCGGCGGCGCCGCGGGCGCGCTGCTGCTGTTGGACACCTCGATCTTCCCCACCGACATCGGCTGGCGGATCGCGTTCGGGATCGGTGCGGTCTTCGGCCTCGTCGTGCTGGTGGTGCGCCGCCATGTACCCGAAAGCCCCCGTTGGCTTTTCATCCACGGCTATGAGGACGAGGCCGAACGGATCGTGGGTGAGATCGAGCGCGACGTGCAGCGCGAGACAAGCTCGCCGCTCGAAGACGCCGAGGGCTCGCTGACCGTGCATCAGCGCAAGACGATCTCGTTCCGGGAAATCGCCAAGGTGGCCTTCACCAAGTATCCGCGTCGGGCCTTCCTGTGCCTGGCCCTGTTCATCGGGCAGGCCTTCATCTACAACGCGTTCACGTTCAACCTCGGCACCATCTTGAGCACGTTCTACGGCGTGGCATCCGGGATCGTGCCGGTGTTCTTCATCGTTTGGGCGCTAAGCAATTTCGGCGGACCGCTGGTGCTCGGGCGGTTGTTCGACACCATCGGGCGTAAACCCATGATCTCGTTCGCCTATATCGGATCGGCGGTCATCGCGGCCGCGCTCGCGGGACTCTTCGTCGCCGAAGCCGGTGGGGCCTGGGTGTTCATCGCGGTGTTGTCGCTCTGCTTCTTTCTCGCGTCCTCGGGCGCCAGCGCGGCCTATCTGACCGTCAGCGAGATCTTCCCGATGGAGACCCGCGCGTTGGCGATCGCGTTCTTCTACGCGATCGGCACCGCGATCGGCGGCATCACCGGGCCGCTGCTGTTCGGTCAGTTGATCGAGTCCGGCGACCGCGGTCTGGTGGCGATCGGATTCCTGATCGGGGCCGCCGTGATGGCGGTCGCGGGGGTGGTGGAACTGGCCTTGGGCGTCAAAGCCGAAAATCGTACGCTCGAGTCGCTGGCAGCGCCGCTGACCACGGCAGACGACGAGTCGGCTGCGGCCCAGGACCCCGGCCGGCGCGAGCGTGAAGCCCGCATCGCAGCACGCGCGGAACGCCAGCGTGCCAGCCAATCCCGGGCCCGGCGCTACCGCCCCGGTCCGCCGCCGGGATGGGCAGGAGCGTGGCGCGAGCCGCCCAGCCCCGGGGCGCCGGAAACGGCGCTGGACCACGAGATCGAGACGATCTCCCGCGCGGTCAGCGAACACGGGCCCGTCACGCTGCGTGATCTGCACAGGGTGGTCGGCGCCCGCTACTGGGGCCCGGGCGAGTTCCGTAAGGCCATGCGGGAAGCGTTGGCCGAGAACCGGATCACCCGCCAGCGTCGTGGTCTGATCGTCGCGCCGGAGAGCGAGACGGCGTCCACGTGA
- a CDS encoding DUF1660 family phage protein gives MCRVFGHQPTFVAEGKTMRWACERCGEAAGAKNYPTADDARRYAAAFNKRDVEDLGKRAPLIGLLPLRLWRRVRRG, from the coding sequence ATGTGCCGGGTGTTCGGGCACCAGCCGACGTTTGTCGCCGAAGGCAAGACCATGCGGTGGGCGTGTGAGCGGTGCGGAGAAGCGGCCGGCGCCAAGAACTATCCCACCGCTGACGACGCGCGGCGCTATGCCGCGGCGTTCAACAAGCGCGACGTCGAGGACCTGGGCAAACGCGCGCCGTTGATCGGTCTGCTGCCGCTGAGGCTGTGGCGCCGCGT